In Liquorilactobacillus hordei DSM 19519, the following proteins share a genomic window:
- a CDS encoding DUF956 family protein: protein MVKSINTKVDLVIKGNSHMGMTDYGEIMVGDKGFEFYDSRNVKNFIQIPWEEVDVVVVSVLFRGMWIPRYALKTKRNGLFTFSSKDPKKVLRAVRKYVDADKIVKSLSFFQVLKRAVTRKK, encoded by the coding sequence ATGGTCAAATCAATCAATACTAAAGTAGACCTAGTTATCAAGGGAAATTCTCATATGGGAATGACGGACTACGGAGAAATAATGGTCGGTGATAAAGGGTTTGAATTTTATGATAGTCGTAATGTAAAAAACTTCATTCAGATACCATGGGAAGAAGTAGATGTGGTGGTAGTTTCAGTTTTGTTCAGAGGAATGTGGATTCCACGCTATGCACTAAAAACAAAAAGAAATGGTTTATTTACTTTTTCTTCCAAGGATCCGAAGAAAGTGTTGCGCGCTGTAAGAAAATATGTTGATGCTGATAAAATAGTTAAGTCACTATCCTTTTTTCAAGTCTTAAAGAGGGCAGTAACTAGGAAAAAATAA